GCATTTTCTTTATCTATTGATGATGTTGTTATTAGTTTCTTTACAACAGGACCAGGAAGTACCACTTTACCACTTAAAATTTTCTCTATGGTAAAGACTGGAGTAACACCAGAAGTAAATGCTTTATCTACAGTAATAATGCTAGTTACTATTGTAATAATAGTAATTAATACTTGGTTTCAAGTTAAAAAATTAAAAGCAGTTAAAGCATAAGGACGTGATAAATATGATATATGATGTTGTTATAAAAAATGGAACAATAATCGATACGAAAGGGTTAAGAAGTACTGTTGGAAACGTTGGAATATTAGGTGGAAAAATAAGTGTAATAACAAGAGAAAATATTGTGGGTAATATGGAATTAGAGGTGGAAGGGAAAATAGTATGTCCTGGAATTATAGATATTCATGCTCATGTTGAAGGTAATTTAGATTGTGCTAGGGTTTTGGTAGCTATGGGCGTTACAACTGTATACAATGGGAATTGTGGAATGTCACCAGATAATTTTAAAGAATTCTTTAAGGAAAATGAGAGTTTTTTGATAAATCAAATAGAGCAAATAGGACATACTGCTTTAAGAGAGAAGGTTGGGGTTAAAGACAGATATAAAGCTGCAAATGTAGAAGAAATTGAGAAAATGAAAGAACTTTTAGAAGAAGCTTTTAATTTGGGAGTCAGTGGTTTATCCTTTGGTCTTGAATATGTACCAGGAAGTTCTAAGGTAGAAGTTTTAGAATTAGCAAAAGTTGCAGCAAAATATGGAAAGTTAATATCTATTCATACAAGAGCTGATTGTTATGGAGGTCTTTCTTTCTTAAGAGAAGCCATTGATATTTCAAGGAAGACAGGAGCAGCAGTGAATATTTCACATTTAGTTTATCAATTTGGAATGGGGATGGCAACGGAAGCTCTTCATATGGTAGAAGATGGATTAAGAGAGGGTTTAGATATATCCGTGGATAGTGGTTTATATAGTGGGTTTGC
The window above is part of the Clostridium saccharoperbutylacetonicum N1-4(HMT) genome. Proteins encoded here:
- a CDS encoding amidohydrolase family protein, with the translated sequence MIYDVVIKNGTIIDTKGLRSTVGNVGILGGKISVITRENIVGNMELEVEGKIVCPGIIDIHAHVEGNLDCARVLVAMGVTTVYNGNCGMSPDNFKEFFKENESFLINQIEQIGHTALREKVGVKDRYKAANVEEIEKMKELLEEAFNLGVSGLSFGLEYVPGSSKVEVLELAKVAAKYGKLISIHTRADCYGGLSFLREAIDISRKTGAAVNISHLVYQFGMGMATEALHMVEDGLREGLDISVDSGLYSGFATAIGSAVFDEGCIEKWGCDYNSLIAGTGKYRGQRLTREMYEELRKDFPEDTGIGMVGMESEVFEILEKPYIMVSTDAGTMYDKGIPGHPQDAGTYPKFFRTMVREQNRISLIEAISKCTYMPAKRLGLINKGIIDIGADADILVFDPKVIADKADYPCFGATDTRPEGIEYVFVNGVMAVKGNEVLGVKPGKTLKSKHELWTWSK